One region of Rhodocaloribacter litoris genomic DNA includes:
- the gap gene encoding type I glyceraldehyde-3-phosphate dehydrogenase: MAIKLGINGFGRIGRLVFRAILERKSDAFDIVAVNDITDAKTLAHLFKYDSIHGAYPGEITVDGNDLIIDGERFRVLSERDPKNLPWGDLGVDVVVESTGIFRSREAAAQHLQAGARKVVISAPAKGKVDATVVLGVNDDTLTGEEEVISNASCTTNCLAPMVKVLDDAFGVRRGFMTTVHAYTADQRLQDAPHSDLRRARAAALSIIPTTTGAAKAVGLVLPHLNGKLDGFALRVPVPDGSITDFTAELEREATVEEVNAAMKAAAGDRLKGILQYTEDPIVSADIIHNPHSCIFDALSTMASGNLVKVVGWYDNEWGYANRTVDIVQKLMTVAAAV, translated from the coding sequence ATGGCGATCAAACTCGGCATCAACGGCTTCGGACGGATCGGGCGTCTGGTCTTCCGCGCCATCCTCGAGCGCAAGTCGGACGCGTTCGACATTGTCGCGGTCAACGACATCACCGACGCCAAGACGCTGGCCCATCTCTTCAAGTACGACTCCATCCATGGCGCCTACCCCGGCGAGATCACGGTAGACGGCAACGACCTCATCATCGACGGGGAGCGGTTTCGGGTGCTGAGCGAGCGGGATCCCAAGAACCTGCCCTGGGGAGACCTGGGCGTCGACGTGGTGGTCGAGTCCACCGGCATCTTCCGCTCGCGCGAGGCCGCGGCGCAGCACCTGCAGGCCGGGGCCCGGAAGGTGGTCATCTCGGCGCCCGCCAAGGGCAAGGTGGATGCCACCGTGGTACTCGGCGTCAACGACGACACCCTCACCGGTGAGGAGGAGGTCATCTCGAACGCCAGCTGCACGACGAACTGCCTGGCGCCGATGGTCAAGGTGCTCGACGACGCCTTCGGCGTCCGCCGGGGCTTCATGACCACGGTCCATGCCTACACGGCCGACCAGCGCCTGCAGGACGCCCCGCACAGCGACCTGCGCCGGGCCCGGGCCGCCGCCCTGTCGATCATCCCGACGACCACCGGCGCGGCCAAGGCCGTCGGCCTGGTCCTCCCCCACCTCAACGGCAAGCTCGACGGCTTTGCCCTCCGTGTGCCCGTGCCGGACGGCTCCATCACCGACTTCACGGCCGAGCTCGAACGCGAGGCGACCGTCGAAGAGGTGAACGCCGCCATGAAAGCCGCCGCCGGCGACCGGCTCAAGGGAATCCTCCAGTACACCGAAGACCCCATCGTCTCGGCGGACATCATCCACAACCCGCACTCGTGCATCTTCGACGCCCTCTCCACGATGGCCTCCGGCAACCTGGTGAAGGTCGTCGGCTGGTACGACAACGAGTGGGGCTATGCCAACCGCACGGTGGATATCGTGCAGAAGCTCATGACGGTGGCTGCTGCCGTCTGA
- a CDS encoding sigma-54-dependent transcriptional regulator produces the protein MPTILVVDDEASIRRTLREILEYEGFAVEEAEHGEEALAKLRAGRYDLVLLDVKMPKRDGMEVLAVIAEETPEQPVVMISGHGTIETAVEATKLGAFDFIEKPPDLNRLLVTIRNALARGQLVAENRRMRQTILEQHGTERTPILGQSPAITRIKETIERVAPTEARVLITGEPGTGKELVAKWIHHLSARKEGPMVEVNCAAIPSELIESELFGHEKGSFTGATRQRIGKFEQADGGTLFLDEIGDMSLSAQAKVLRALQENKITRVGGDRPIPVDVRVIAATNKDLLDLIGENRFREDLYHRLSVILIHVPPLRERKEDIPIIARHFAAELARRNGLGEKTFAEEALERLKRYEWRGNVRELHNVVERLLILSEGDTVTARDVERYVAPGTPAGNPIENLISQYEEFSAFRDQAEKLFIEHKLRQFDWNVSRTAEAIGIQRSHLYNKMNKYGIERED, from the coding sequence GTGCCTACCATCCTGGTCGTCGACGACGAAGCCAGTATCCGCCGGACCCTGCGCGAGATCCTCGAATACGAGGGTTTCGCCGTCGAGGAGGCCGAGCACGGCGAGGAGGCCCTGGCGAAGCTGCGTGCCGGCCGCTACGACCTCGTCCTGCTGGATGTCAAGATGCCGAAGCGGGACGGCATGGAGGTGTTGGCCGTCATTGCAGAAGAAACACCCGAGCAGCCCGTCGTGATGATCTCGGGCCACGGCACCATCGAGACGGCCGTCGAGGCCACCAAGCTCGGGGCGTTCGACTTCATCGAGAAGCCGCCGGACCTCAACCGCCTGCTCGTCACCATCCGCAACGCGCTCGCCCGCGGGCAGCTCGTCGCGGAGAACCGCCGCATGCGGCAGACCATCCTCGAGCAACACGGCACCGAGCGGACGCCCATCCTCGGCCAGAGCCCGGCCATCACGCGCATCAAGGAGACCATCGAACGCGTGGCACCGACCGAGGCACGGGTGCTGATCACCGGCGAGCCGGGAACGGGCAAGGAACTCGTCGCCAAGTGGATTCACCACCTCTCTGCCCGGAAGGAGGGGCCGATGGTCGAAGTCAACTGTGCGGCGATCCCGAGCGAGCTCATCGAAAGCGAACTCTTCGGCCACGAGAAAGGCTCCTTCACCGGCGCCACCCGGCAGCGGATCGGCAAGTTCGAACAGGCCGACGGCGGCACCCTCTTTCTCGACGAGATCGGGGACATGAGCCTCTCGGCCCAGGCCAAGGTACTGCGGGCCCTGCAGGAGAACAAGATCACCCGCGTCGGCGGAGACCGCCCCATCCCGGTCGACGTCCGGGTCATCGCGGCCACGAACAAGGACCTGCTCGATCTGATCGGTGAGAACCGGTTCCGGGAGGACCTCTACCACCGCCTGAGCGTCATCCTCATCCACGTGCCGCCGCTCCGGGAACGGAAGGAGGATATCCCGATCATCGCCCGTCATTTCGCCGCCGAGCTGGCCCGGCGCAACGGGCTGGGCGAGAAAACCTTCGCCGAGGAGGCCCTCGAACGGCTCAAGCGGTACGAGTGGCGCGGCAACGTGCGCGAGCTGCACAACGTGGTCGAGCGCCTGCTCATCCTCAGCGAAGGCGACACGGTGACCGCCCGTGACGTCGAACGCTACGTGGCCCCCGGCACCCCGGCCGGTAACCCCATCGAGAACCTGATCAGCCAGTACGAGGAGTTCAGCGCCTTCCGGGATCAGGCCGAAAAGCTGTTCATCGAACACAAGCTTCGCCAGTTCGACTGGAACGTTAGCCGGACCGCCGAGGCCATCGGCATTCAGCGCTCGCACCTCTACAATAAGATGAACAAGTACGGCATCGAGCGCGAAGACTGA
- a CDS encoding tetratricopeptide repeat protein produces the protein MSTLNPTKKVSRRQELRQDTVVTFYARAWEFVDRNRTIVLGAAAVVVLVVAALIGYAVYQQRQQAKAVAEMAGAVQAYEQGRYREALDGTAGYVGLLAIIDRYGGTEAGNLARFYAANAFFQLGEYDQALELFRDFEKEDNLIGASAVAGEAAVYEQRGEHERAARLYRRAAGMVRSEQVAADYLFDAARAYEAAGDYGAAREVYREIKDRYGDTPAARNVDVDLARVETLLKRARGT, from the coding sequence ATGTCCACGCTGAATCCGACCAAGAAGGTCTCCCGGAGGCAGGAGCTTCGCCAGGACACCGTCGTCACGTTCTATGCCCGGGCCTGGGAATTCGTTGACCGGAACCGGACGATCGTGCTCGGGGCGGCGGCGGTCGTCGTGCTGGTCGTGGCGGCCCTGATCGGTTATGCCGTCTACCAGCAGCGCCAGCAGGCGAAGGCGGTGGCGGAGATGGCCGGAGCCGTACAGGCCTACGAGCAGGGGCGCTACCGCGAGGCACTCGACGGCACTGCCGGCTACGTGGGGCTGCTCGCCATTATCGACCGCTACGGCGGCACCGAGGCCGGCAACCTGGCCCGTTTCTATGCCGCCAATGCCTTCTTCCAGCTGGGTGAGTATGATCAGGCCCTCGAGCTTTTCCGGGACTTCGAGAAGGAGGACAACCTGATCGGCGCCAGTGCCGTCGCCGGCGAGGCGGCCGTCTACGAGCAGCGGGGTGAGCATGAGCGGGCGGCCCGTCTCTACCGCCGTGCCGCCGGGATGGTGCGCAGCGAGCAGGTGGCCGCGGACTACCTCTTCGACGCGGCCCGGGCCTACGAGGCCGCCGGCGACTACGGCGCGGCGCGGGAGGTGTATCGGGAGATCAAGGACCGCTACGGCGACACGCCCGCAGCCCGGAACGTCGACGTGGACCTGGCGCGGGTCGAGACCCTGCTGAAGCGGGCACGCGGTACCTGA
- a CDS encoding phosphoglycerate kinase — translation MPKLTLDDLDVRGQRVLVRVDFNVPLSEEGDRRRVADDTRIRAALPTIRALLDRGGRAILLSHLGRPKGTPDPKYSLAPVADHLKTLLGNGTGRATRVDFVPAVTGEAVKTHAAALPEGGVLLLENTRFHPGETKNDDALAAEWAALGDLYVNDAFGSAHRAHASTVGITRHVRQSAMGYLLQREVEYLGRVLESPDHPFVAVLGGAKVSDKIGVIENLLDRVDHLLIGGAMSYTFLKALGHATGKSLVEEDRLEEARTLYERAGGKIKLPVDHVVATAFENDAPHRTVTGDIPDGEMGLDVGPATLETYRSILLKARTVVWNGPMGVFEMPNFARGTFAVAEALAEATRHGALTVVGGGDSVAAINRSGYEDQVSHVSTGGGAMLEFLEGKTLPGIAALTDR, via the coding sequence ATGCCCAAGTTGACCCTCGACGACCTCGACGTGCGCGGGCAGCGGGTGCTGGTCCGCGTCGACTTCAACGTGCCGCTGTCCGAAGAAGGCGACCGGCGCCGTGTGGCCGACGACACGCGCATCCGGGCCGCGCTCCCGACGATCCGCGCCCTCCTCGACCGGGGCGGGCGTGCCATCCTGCTGAGCCACCTCGGCCGCCCCAAAGGCACCCCCGACCCGAAGTACAGCCTCGCCCCCGTCGCCGACCACCTCAAGACCCTCCTCGGGAACGGTACCGGCCGGGCAACACGGGTGGACTTCGTCCCGGCCGTGACGGGTGAGGCCGTGAAAACCCATGCCGCCGCCCTGCCCGAAGGCGGGGTGCTGTTGCTGGAAAACACGCGCTTCCACCCCGGCGAGACGAAGAACGACGACGCCCTGGCCGCCGAATGGGCCGCCCTGGGGGACCTCTACGTGAACGACGCCTTCGGCTCGGCCCACCGGGCCCACGCTTCCACCGTCGGCATCACCCGCCACGTCCGGCAATCCGCCATGGGCTACCTGCTGCAACGCGAAGTCGAATACCTCGGCCGCGTCCTGGAAAGCCCGGACCACCCCTTCGTGGCCGTCCTCGGCGGGGCCAAGGTGTCGGACAAGATCGGCGTGATCGAAAACCTGCTGGACCGGGTGGACCACCTGCTCATCGGGGGGGCCATGAGCTACACGTTCCTGAAGGCCCTGGGCCATGCCACCGGCAAGTCGCTCGTGGAAGAGGACCGGCTGGAGGAAGCCCGCACACTCTACGAACGGGCCGGCGGCAAGATCAAGCTGCCGGTCGACCACGTGGTGGCGACGGCCTTCGAGAACGACGCCCCGCACCGCACCGTCACCGGCGACATTCCGGACGGTGAGATGGGCCTGGATGTCGGCCCGGCGACGCTCGAGACCTACCGGAGCATCCTCCTCAAGGCCCGCACCGTCGTCTGGAACGGCCCGATGGGGGTCTTCGAGATGCCCAACTTCGCCCGCGGGACGTTCGCCGTGGCCGAGGCGCTGGCCGAGGCCACCCGGCACGGCGCCCTCACCGTCGTCGGCGGCGGCGACTCGGTGGCGGCCATCAACCGGTCCGGCTACGAAGACCAGGTCAGCCACGTCTCCACCGGCGGCGGCGCCATGCTCGAATTCCTCGAAGGCAAGACCCTCCCCGGCATCGCCGCCCTGACGGACAGGTGA
- a CDS encoding sodium/sugar symporter, which produces MHFTALDYVIFALYGAVIVGLGLWVSREREGHQKDTSDYFLAGKALPWWAIGASLIASNISAEQFIGMSGSGFRLGLAIASYEWMAAVTLLVIAYFFLPIYLEKGIYTMPQFLEQRYDGRVRTLLAVFWLLVYVFVNLTSVLYLGALALEGIMGISLWAGILGLALFATVYSIYGGLKAVAWTDVVQVLVLVGGGLLTTYLALDAYSDGAGVIAGFGKLIQDAGDRFNMILYPGELLYRDDTGTLQDAYQLLPGLGVLLGGMWVANLFYWGCNQYIIQRALAARSLQEARRGLAFAGYLKLLLPLIVVVPGIVAYALDAPITRGDEAYPWLLASYVGPGLRGLAFAALAAAIVSSLASMMNSTATIFTMDLYRNMIGRKASEAQLVRVGRLASLVAITIGALLAPQLAALDQVFQYIQEYTGFISPGVLAIFVMGLFWKKATPNAALVSALLSIPLSAGMKVLAPEVPFLNRMGYVFLLSVALIMVISWAEGKGRDHPNAVRLAGTRLAADPVFTAAAFGILGITAALYALFW; this is translated from the coding sequence ATGCACTTTACCGCCCTCGACTACGTCATCTTTGCGCTCTACGGCGCCGTCATCGTCGGGCTCGGCCTGTGGGTTTCCCGGGAACGAGAAGGACATCAGAAAGACACCAGCGACTACTTCCTCGCCGGCAAGGCGCTGCCCTGGTGGGCCATCGGGGCCTCGCTCATCGCCAGCAACATCTCGGCCGAGCAGTTCATCGGCATGTCCGGTTCCGGCTTCCGCCTCGGCCTGGCGATCGCCTCCTACGAGTGGATGGCGGCCGTAACGCTGCTCGTGATCGCCTATTTCTTCCTGCCGATCTATCTGGAGAAGGGCATCTATACGATGCCGCAGTTCCTGGAGCAGCGCTACGACGGCCGGGTACGTACCCTGCTGGCCGTCTTCTGGTTGCTCGTCTACGTGTTCGTCAACCTGACGAGTGTGCTGTACCTGGGGGCGCTGGCGCTCGAGGGCATCATGGGCATCTCGCTCTGGGCCGGGATCCTGGGGCTGGCGCTCTTTGCCACGGTCTACAGCATCTACGGGGGGCTCAAGGCCGTGGCCTGGACCGACGTGGTGCAGGTGCTCGTGCTCGTCGGCGGCGGGCTGCTGACGACCTACCTGGCGCTCGACGCCTACAGCGACGGGGCGGGGGTCATCGCCGGCTTCGGGAAGTTGATTCAGGATGCGGGGGACCGGTTCAATATGATCCTCTATCCGGGCGAGCTGCTCTACCGGGACGACACCGGCACGTTGCAGGACGCCTACCAGCTCCTGCCGGGGCTGGGGGTGTTGCTGGGCGGGATGTGGGTGGCCAACCTGTTCTACTGGGGGTGCAACCAGTACATCATCCAGCGGGCGCTGGCGGCCCGGAGCCTGCAGGAGGCCCGCCGCGGGCTGGCTTTTGCGGGCTACCTGAAGCTGCTCCTGCCGTTGATCGTGGTGGTGCCGGGCATCGTGGCCTACGCGCTAGATGCACCGATCACGCGGGGCGATGAGGCCTATCCGTGGCTGCTGGCCTCCTACGTCGGGCCGGGTCTGCGCGGGCTGGCCTTCGCGGCGCTGGCGGCGGCCATCGTCTCGTCCCTGGCCTCGATGATGAACTCGACGGCGACGATCTTCACGATGGACCTCTACCGGAACATGATCGGCCGCAAGGCCTCGGAGGCACAGCTGGTGCGGGTCGGGCGGCTGGCCAGCCTGGTGGCGATCACGATCGGCGCGCTGCTGGCCCCGCAGCTGGCGGCGCTCGACCAGGTGTTCCAGTACATCCAGGAATACACGGGCTTCATCAGTCCCGGGGTGCTGGCCATCTTCGTGATGGGGCTCTTCTGGAAGAAGGCGACCCCCAACGCCGCGCTGGTCTCGGCGCTGCTGAGCATCCCGCTCTCGGCCGGGATGAAGGTGCTGGCGCCGGAGGTCCCGTTCCTGAACCGGATGGGCTACGTGTTCCTGCTGTCGGTGGCGCTGATCATGGTCATCTCCTGGGCGGAAGGCAAAGGACGGGACCATCCGAACGCGGTGCGCCTGGCCGGCACGCGCCTGGCGGCCGACCCCGTCTTCACCGCCGCGGCCTTCGGTATCCTGGGCATCACCGCCGCCCTCTATGCCCTTTTCTGGTGA
- a CDS encoding ABC transporter ATP-binding protein, with protein MKQEPLLSVRGLKKSYPAGEAGRLVVLDGVDLDVRAAEVVAIVGESGTGKSTLLHLLGALDRPDAGSVCFEGEDVFRKDDEALAAFRNRSIGFVFQFHHLLPEFTALENVAMPALIRHRRLAEVRPRAMALLEKLGLGERAGHRPGQLSGGEKQRVAIARALMNEPALVLADEPTGNLDTKTADRLHDEIMRLSRELGQAFVIVTHNLGFAALADRVLRLENGRLHTVDPADVAAWMPG; from the coding sequence ATGAAGCAGGAGCCCTTGCTCTCGGTTCGAGGCCTGAAGAAGTCGTATCCGGCCGGGGAGGCCGGCCGGCTGGTGGTGCTCGACGGGGTGGACCTCGACGTCCGGGCCGCGGAGGTGGTTGCCATCGTCGGGGAGAGCGGGACGGGCAAGAGCACCCTGCTGCACCTGCTGGGCGCCCTGGACCGCCCCGACGCCGGCTCCGTGTGCTTCGAGGGAGAGGATGTCTTCCGAAAAGACGACGAGGCGCTGGCCGCCTTTCGCAACCGGTCCATCGGCTTCGTGTTCCAGTTCCACCACCTCCTGCCCGAGTTCACGGCGCTGGAGAACGTGGCGATGCCCGCGCTGATCCGGCACCGGCGGCTCGCCGAGGTACGCCCGCGGGCGATGGCCCTGCTGGAAAAGCTGGGACTGGGCGAGCGGGCCGGGCACCGGCCGGGACAACTCTCCGGCGGGGAGAAACAGCGCGTCGCCATCGCCCGGGCCCTCATGAACGAGCCGGCCCTGGTCCTGGCCGACGAACCCACCGGCAACCTGGATACGAAGACCGCCGACCGCCTCCACGACGAGATCATGCGCCTGAGCCGGGAGCTGGGGCAGGCCTTCGTCATCGTTACGCACAACCTGGGCTTTGCCGCCCTGGCGGACCGTGTGCTCCGCCTCGAGAACGGGCGTCTCCACACCGTCGATCCGGCCGATGTGGCCGCCTGGATGCCAGGTTGA
- a CDS encoding glycoside hydrolase family 3 N-terminal domain-containing protein, whose product MSNRTTSLFLILFLLIRPELARGQHPYRDPGLPVEVRVEDLLARMTLEEKFWQLFMIPGDLDEDRERYRHGLFGFQVATAGKAGDAFEQQLEYGPSGTARQAAEKINAIQRYFVEETRLGIPIIPFDEALHGLVREGATAFPQAIALAATWDTALVGRVARAIARETRTRGIRQVLSPVLNLARDVRWGRVEETYGEDPYLTSMMGLAFVRAFEQAGVVTTPKHFVANVGAGGRDSYPIYFSERLLDEVYFPAFKTAIRRGGARSVMMAYNAVDGVPATANRWLMRERLKQAWGFDGFIISDANATGGAIVLHHTAADYADAAAQAIEAGLDVIFQTAYEHHRLFWPAFEQGLIAPATLDDAVRRVLRAKFELGLFEDPYVDPEEAARWNGHADHRALAREAARASIVLLKNESRVLPLDPGIESIAVIGTDAVEARLGGYSGPGIDKVSILDGLRQRLGGARVHYAPGPGRETTAYVPIPPGNLFVPGTPEPQPGLAAAYFDNNRLEGDPVVRRTDEQINFGWTLHGPAPELPYDWYSARWETKLRVPEPGTYRIGLEGNDGFRLYLDDSLLIDNWKKQSYRTILKEVTLTRPVHDLRVEYFESTGNARLKLVWDYGLQAREAEARIAEAVAAARQSEVAVVVAGIEEGEFRDRASLRLPGHQEALIRAVAATGRPTVVVIVGGSAVTMTSWLDDVAGVLYAWYPGEAGGLAVADVLFGDYNPAGRLPITFPVSEGQLPLYYNHAPTGRGDDYLDLTGQPLFPFGFGLSYTTFAYSNLRIEPNPATPGGASLPGPVATIRCTVRNTGPRAGDEVVQLYLRDVLASTARPVMELKGFQRIHLAPGEAKDVTFELTPEHLQMLNRDGVWVVEPGTFRIMIGRSSKDIRLRGMLEVR is encoded by the coding sequence ATGAGTAACCGGACGACCTCCCTGTTTCTGATCCTGTTCCTGCTGATCCGGCCCGAGCTTGCCCGCGGCCAGCATCCGTACCGGGATCCCGGCCTCCCCGTCGAGGTGCGCGTGGAAGACCTGCTGGCCCGGATGACGCTCGAGGAAAAGTTCTGGCAGCTTTTCATGATCCCGGGCGATCTCGACGAAGACAGGGAGCGCTACCGCCACGGCCTCTTCGGTTTCCAGGTCGCGACCGCCGGGAAAGCGGGCGACGCCTTCGAACAGCAGCTGGAATACGGGCCTTCCGGCACCGCCCGGCAGGCCGCCGAGAAGATCAACGCCATCCAGCGCTACTTTGTCGAGGAGACGCGGCTGGGCATCCCCATCATCCCCTTCGACGAGGCGCTACACGGGCTCGTGCGCGAAGGGGCCACGGCCTTTCCGCAGGCGATCGCCCTGGCCGCCACGTGGGACACGGCGCTCGTCGGCCGCGTGGCACGCGCCATCGCCCGCGAGACGCGCACGCGCGGCATCCGGCAGGTACTCTCGCCCGTGCTGAACCTCGCCCGCGACGTGCGCTGGGGACGGGTCGAAGAAACCTACGGGGAAGACCCGTACCTGACGTCGATGATGGGCCTGGCGTTCGTGCGGGCCTTCGAGCAGGCCGGCGTCGTGACCACGCCGAAGCACTTCGTGGCAAACGTGGGGGCGGGCGGCCGAGATAGCTATCCGATCTATTTCAGCGAACGCCTGCTCGACGAGGTCTACTTCCCGGCCTTCAAAACGGCCATCCGGCGCGGTGGGGCCCGCTCCGTCATGATGGCCTACAACGCAGTCGACGGCGTTCCCGCAACCGCCAACCGGTGGCTCATGCGCGAGCGACTCAAGCAGGCCTGGGGGTTCGACGGCTTCATCATCTCGGACGCGAACGCGACCGGCGGCGCCATCGTGCTCCACCACACCGCCGCCGACTATGCGGATGCGGCGGCGCAGGCCATCGAAGCGGGCCTCGACGTCATCTTTCAGACCGCGTACGAGCATCACCGGCTCTTCTGGCCCGCCTTCGAACAGGGCCTGATCGCCCCGGCCACCCTCGACGACGCCGTGAGACGGGTCCTGCGCGCCAAGTTCGAACTCGGGCTGTTCGAAGACCCGTACGTCGACCCGGAAGAAGCCGCCCGCTGGAACGGCCATGCCGACCACCGCGCGCTCGCCCGCGAAGCCGCCCGCGCCTCCATCGTCCTGCTGAAGAACGAGAGCCGGGTTCTGCCGCTCGATCCGGGAATCGAATCGATCGCGGTCATCGGAACGGACGCCGTCGAGGCACGGCTCGGGGGCTACAGCGGGCCGGGCATCGACAAAGTCTCGATCCTGGACGGCCTCCGGCAACGGCTCGGCGGCGCGCGCGTGCACTACGCCCCGGGGCCCGGGCGGGAAACGACCGCCTACGTGCCCATCCCCCCCGGCAACCTGTTCGTGCCCGGCACCCCGGAGCCGCAACCGGGCCTGGCGGCGGCCTACTTCGACAACAACCGCCTCGAAGGCGACCCGGTGGTCCGGCGGACGGACGAGCAGATCAACTTCGGCTGGACGCTCCACGGCCCCGCCCCCGAACTGCCGTACGACTGGTATTCCGCCCGCTGGGAAACGAAGCTCCGCGTCCCGGAACCCGGCACGTATCGCATCGGCCTCGAAGGCAACGACGGGTTCCGGCTGTACCTCGACGACTCCCTCCTGATCGACAACTGGAAGAAGCAGTCCTACCGCACCATCCTGAAAGAGGTGACGCTCACCCGGCCGGTTCACGACCTGCGGGTGGAGTACTTCGAGAGCACCGGCAACGCACGGCTGAAGCTCGTGTGGGATTACGGCCTGCAGGCCCGTGAGGCAGAGGCGCGGATCGCCGAAGCCGTGGCGGCGGCGCGGCAGAGCGAGGTGGCCGTGGTGGTGGCCGGCATCGAGGAAGGGGAGTTCCGGGATCGCGCCTCGCTGCGCCTGCCGGGGCATCAGGAGGCACTCATCCGCGCGGTGGCCGCCACCGGCCGCCCGACCGTGGTCGTGATCGTCGGCGGAAGCGCCGTGACGATGACGAGCTGGCTGGACGACGTGGCGGGCGTGCTGTATGCGTGGTATCCCGGCGAGGCGGGCGGGCTCGCCGTGGCCGACGTGCTCTTCGGAGACTACAACCCGGCCGGGCGCCTGCCGATCACGTTTCCCGTCTCGGAAGGCCAGCTGCCCCTCTACTACAACCACGCCCCCACGGGCCGCGGCGACGACTACCTCGACCTCACGGGGCAGCCGCTCTTCCCCTTCGGCTTCGGCCTCAGCTATACGACGTTCGCATATTCGAACCTGCGGATCGAGCCGAACCCGGCAACACCCGGCGGCGCCTCCCTGCCCGGCCCCGTGGCAACGATCCGCTGCACCGTCCGCAACACCGGCCCCCGCGCCGGCGACGAAGTGGTGCAGCTCTACCTGCGCGACGTGCTGGCCTCGACCGCCCGGCCGGTCATGGAACTGAAAGGCTTTCAACGGATCCACCTCGCTCCCGGCGAGGCGAAGGACGTCACGTTCGAACTCACCCCCGAGCACCTGCAGATGCTCAACCGCGACGGGGTGTGGGTCGTAGAGCCGGGCACGTTTCGCATCATGATCGGCCGCTCCTCGAAAGACATCCGGCTGCGCGGGATGCTGGAGGTGCGCTGA
- the trhA gene encoding PAQR family membrane homeostasis protein TrhA: MWRAGNLQVDREELFNSLTHAVGAVLSLFGLVWLAGQAFGHGDGRSVASSLIYGGALVFLYTASTLYHGVRRPRLKNLFRLLDHIGIYVLIAGSYTPFTLVTLRDDRGWVLFCLIWGLALAGILYKLFSRRRYRWFSVVFYLLMGWLAVFYLGPITAALPLSGVVLVVAGGLAYTLGVVFYAWHRLPYHHTIWHLFVLTGSACHFFAVVLYVIP; encoded by the coding sequence ATGTGGCGTGCAGGGAATTTGCAGGTGGACCGTGAGGAACTGTTCAACAGCCTTACCCATGCGGTGGGCGCGGTGCTGAGCCTGTTCGGCCTGGTCTGGCTGGCGGGGCAGGCGTTCGGGCACGGGGACGGCCGGTCTGTTGCCAGCAGCCTCATCTACGGTGGGGCCCTCGTTTTCCTGTACACGGCCTCCACGCTCTATCACGGGGTTCGCCGGCCCCGGCTCAAGAACCTCTTTCGGTTGCTCGATCACATCGGCATCTACGTGCTCATTGCCGGGTCCTACACGCCGTTCACGCTCGTCACGCTCCGGGACGACCGGGGCTGGGTACTGTTCTGCCTGATCTGGGGCCTGGCCCTGGCAGGTATCCTCTACAAGCTGTTCTCGCGACGGCGGTACCGGTGGTTTTCGGTTGTGTTCTACCTGCTGATGGGATGGCTGGCCGTGTTCTACCTCGGTCCCATCACGGCTGCCCTGCCGTTGTCCGGGGTCGTGCTGGTGGTGGCCGGCGGGCTGGCCTATACCCTGGGGGTGGTGTTTTATGCCTGGCACCGCCTGCCGTACCATCACACCATCTGGCACCTGTTCGTGCTCACGGGCAGCGCCTGCCACTTCTTCGCCGTCGTGCTGTATGTGATTCCCTAG